The Aquitalea magnusonii region CAACTGCAGATGATGGCGGGTACGGGTGCCATTGCCCTGTGCGCGCAACTGCTCGGCACTGAAACTGCCGGCCTGCAGTCTGTCGGCCACCAGTTGCAGGCGGAAGGGGCTGCCTGCTGCGGCCTGGATATCGCCGTCCAGACTCAGCGTCTGCACGGAAAGGTTGCCGGGCAGGTGTAGCCGGTCAGCCCGCAGGCTGGTGGTCAGCAACGGTGCGTTGGGCGTGCCGGCCAGCAAGGCCTGTCCCTTGATGTTGCCGGAAAAACCAGGCCCCAACAGCGCGAGATTGGGCGCATCGATCAGCAGTTTGAGCTTGTCGCCAGCCACGCCATAAGCGCCACTGGCTTGCAGACGGTTGCTGGCCAGGCTGAGATCAGCCAGCAATTGCCGCAGGCGCTGGCCCTGCCAGTCTGCTGTCAGTTGGCCGCCAAGCGGCGCACCGGACAGTCGGCTGGGCGCAAACTGCAAGGCAATCTTGCCGGCCAGCGGCTGGGCCAACTGGCCACTGGCCTTGATGGCGGCGTTCAGCTCGCCGGAGGGCAAACCAGGCTTGAGCCGGGCGGGGTCGGCTTTCAGCAGCTTGCCTTCCAACTGGTAAAGCTGCTTTCCTTCCAAGCCCAACTTGCCCGTCACACTCATCTTGCCGGCACCGGCAGTCAGATCGAGTTGGCGCAGCAGCAGCGTTTTACCGGCCCCATCCTGCTCGAAGGCCAAGGCGGTTTCCAGTTGCAAGGACTTGCCATACAGGCTGGCGCGGATATCCGGCCCGGCCAGCGGTCCGGCAACACGGGCCGTTCCCTTGATGGTGTCATCCGGCGCGGTCGCATACAGGGTTTTCAGGCTGATGTTGTGCAACAGCGCAACGATATCCAGCGAGCCAGGCTCCACCTTACCGGTCAGATTGAGCTGGCCTGCGCCCAATTGGGCCATCAGCTTGTCCAGATGCAGCATCTTGTCATCGGCCCGGAACTCACCCACCAGCAGCGACAAGGGCAATTGGCTGGCCGATACCGGCCCCGGCTGGCTGTTGAGCAAGGACAAGCCGCCCTTGATGCGGGCGCCGCCTTCCGGCTCGGCATGCACGGCAAAACCCAGCCGTGCTTTGGGCCAGCTCGGCAACAGCGCTTGCGGGTTGATACCGCCCACCCGGATGTCCAGCCGCCCGAAACGGTTATAAGGGTTAAAGGCAAATGGCCGTAACAAGCCGTGCGCCTCGGCCAACATGCCCTTGCCACTGCCTGTCGCATCCACTTGCAAGGCCAGCAGATTGCCTGCCAGCTTCAGCCCGGCCTGTACTGGAATCTGCTCTAGCTCGCCCTGGGCGCGGAGCTGGCCCTGGGTGGCAAATGGTGTGCTATCGGCGATGGACAGACGGGCGCTGGTGCTGCCCCATGGTGTTTGCAGCTGTGCCAACTGCAATTGATGCTGCTGGTTCTGGTAGGCATAGCTGGCCTGCAAGCCGTAAAGCCTGACGTCCGCCGGCAGCAGGGTGAGGCTGGCCAGTTTTACTTGTTCGACGCGGACATCCAGCGGCAAGGACAAAGAAACGGGAGCCCCGGCAGCAGGCGTGGCGGGAGCCGGACGGCTGTTTACCCGTACATGGCCGATATCAAGCAGTTGTACCTGCAAACGCCGCTGCCACATATCACTGGCTTGCCATTGCAGTTGCAGGCGGTCGATATCCACATCCTGATAGCGTGCGCGCCAGCGGATATCGTGCAGGGTAAAACCGGACCACAGGCTGCCTTCGCTACGGGCAATGCTCAATTGCTGATTGCTCAGTGCCGGCAGTTGCTGGCAAAGCCAGGCCAGACCCTGTGTGCTGCCACCCAGCCAGCCCAGCACAGCACCTAGCACAAGCAGCACCAGCAGGCAGAGCAGGCGGCCCCAGCGGCGCCGTGGCGGCTTTGGCAGAGGTGGCGGGCTGGCCTGCGGCCCTGCTGCCTGGTCTGGCAAGGGAGCGTCCTGCATCAGAAGGCCAGCCCCAGGCTCATGTTCCAGCGCAACTTACCGTCCTTTTCTGCCTTGGCAATATCCATGGACAGCGGTGCAATGGGACTCATCCAGCGCACACCGATACCGTTGGCGTGTTCCAGCTTGAAGCTTTGCCAGCTTTGCGCCGCGTTACCGGCATCGTGAAACAGCGCCAGCGCCCAGTCCTTGGCCACCGGAATCTGGTACTCCAGCGTGGCCGTGGCCACGACACGGCCACCGACCACCGCGCCATCCGGCCCAGGCAGACCCAGGCTCTGGTAATCATAGCCGCGCACGCTATTGGAACCACCGGCACGGAATAGCTGGGAAGATGGCACTTCATCACTGTCCTTGGCCCAGACCTGACCGATTTCCAGCCGGGTGAGCAAGGTGCCGTACTTGGGCCATGGACTCCAGTAGGCTACGCCACGCGCATAGCCCCGCACAAAGCTGGTGGTGGACAACGCGCTCCCCAGCGTGCTGGACAGCGAGGTGTCCAGCAAGGTGCCGGAGCGGGGACGCAAGGTGTCGTCCACATCGCGCCGCGTCCAGCCAAACACACCAAGCAGGGCCGCGGTATTGTTGCTGGGCGTATTGCCGATGGTTTCCTTTTCCTGGATGAACTCCACGCCGAAACGGGCATTGATCTTTTCATGGCTGCGGATGCGCCAGGCACCGGCATCAATGGTGGTGGTTTTCACCCCCTGGATATCGGTTTGCTTGAAAGATGAGGTGATGGAATGGGAATAGTTGTCGGCCTGGCGTGGAAAACCCAGGCCGAAACTCAGGTTACGGTCGCTGTTTTTCCAGTCCAGCAAGGCAGAACCGGTCCAGCCTTTGCCAAACAGATTGTAGTAGTCATAGCCGATGCGGGTACCGGGCCCGTCTTCCGAGTCGTAGGTCAGGCCCAATTCCAGCTTCTGCTTGGGAAACTCGGTCAGGCTCACCTCTACCGGCACCTGGTTATTGTCTATGCGCGCCATGTCGGCACTCACCACCACCCCGGAATACTGGGCGGCCTGCTCCAGCGCAGACTGATAATCCAGTAGCTTCTTTTGCTGATAGGGGTCGCCCTGCTGAAAATCCGCCAGCCCGGTTGCCACGCTCAAGGGATAACGCTGGTTGCCGGTGATATGGGTGGGACCAAAACGGATCAAGGGGCCACTATCCACCTGCACCAGCAACTGGCTGCGCTGGGTTTGCGGATCGATGTCGGCCTGGCTCTTGACGATTTTTGCCAGCGGAAAGCGATCGACGGTAAGCAGGCGCAGGATGGCGCGTTTGCTGCTGCTCCAGTCGTCCTGCCGATATGGTGCGCCAATGGGCAGCGACCAGGCTTCCAGCACGGCGGCCAGCCGTTTCTGGTAATCGGCTTGCTGACGGATGTCACCGCCAAGCTGCAGGGTAACGTCGTCGATGATGACCGGCTCGCCCGGATCAACCTTGATCACATAGTGATGTTCTGTCGGTTCCTCCACCCGGATGGTGGCACTGAAGTAGCCCTCGGTCTCCAGCAAGGCCTGGGCTGCATGCGGCGTTTCCTTGATGATGGCCTGTAGCTGAAACTCATCCAGATCAGCATCGTTACTGGCGGAAACCAGTTCCAGGTGATCGTTCAGCAGGCTGGCCAGCGTCGATGGAGCATCCACACTGACGGTGTAATCCACCTTGGCCCAGGCTGGTGCGGCACACAGCGTGAGGGCAAGGGCGGATGACAAGGCAAGGGGAGAGGTTCGTGGCAGCATGTCGGCATTCATCTGGAATCCGACTGATGGTAGCGAAACTGGTTCAGTCTGGCGAGGACTGTCGGCAGACTGCTCTGCACGGCTGCCATAAAAAATGGCGGAATGATCCGCCACAAGACTGAGAGAGATAAGACGCGACCCGCCAGAGGCGGGCCGGGACTGCAGGCAGCCTGCCCGGCCTTACGGCCGGACTGGCAGCTTACTTCTTGCGCTGCGGCGGCAGGTCCGTGCAGCTACCCTCGAATACTTCGGCGGCCATGCCGATGGATTCGCCCATGGTGGGGTGCGGGTGAATGGTCTTGGCGATGTCTTCGGCATCGCAGCCCATTTCGATGGCCAGGCAGATTTCACCAATCATGTCGCCGGCGTGCGGGCCGACAATGCCGCCACCAATCACCTGATGGGTAGCCGGATCGAAAATCAGCTTGGTGAAGCCTTCATCACGACCATTGGCAATGGCGCGACCGGACGCAGCCCACGGGAAGACGGATTTCTCCACCTTGATGCCCTGTTTCTTGGCTTCGTCTTCGGTCATGCCCACCCAGGCCACTTCCGGATCGGTATAGGCCACACCCGGAATCACGCGGGCATCGAAGAAGGCCTTGTGGTCA contains the following coding sequences:
- a CDS encoding autotransporter assembly complex protein TamA; its protein translation is MLPRTSPLALSSALALTLCAAPAWAKVDYTVSVDAPSTLASLLNDHLELVSASNDADLDEFQLQAIIKETPHAAQALLETEGYFSATIRVEEPTEHHYVIKVDPGEPVIIDDVTLQLGGDIRQQADYQKRLAAVLEAWSLPIGAPYRQDDWSSSKRAILRLLTVDRFPLAKIVKSQADIDPQTQRSQLLVQVDSGPLIRFGPTHITGNQRYPLSVATGLADFQQGDPYQQKKLLDYQSALEQAAQYSGVVVSADMARIDNNQVPVEVSLTEFPKQKLELGLTYDSEDGPGTRIGYDYYNLFGKGWTGSALLDWKNSDRNLSFGLGFPRQADNYSHSITSSFKQTDIQGVKTTTIDAGAWRIRSHEKINARFGVEFIQEKETIGNTPSNNTAALLGVFGWTRRDVDDTLRPRSGTLLDTSLSSTLGSALSTTSFVRGYARGVAYWSPWPKYGTLLTRLEIGQVWAKDSDEVPSSQLFRAGGSNSVRGYDYQSLGLPGPDGAVVGGRVVATATLEYQIPVAKDWALALFHDAGNAAQSWQSFKLEHANGIGVRWMSPIAPLSMDIAKAEKDGKLRWNMSLGLAF
- a CDS encoding translocation/assembly module TamB domain-containing protein; the encoded protein is MQDAPLPDQAAGPQASPPPLPKPPRRRWGRLLCLLVLLVLGAVLGWLGGSTQGLAWLCQQLPALSNQQLSIARSEGSLWSGFTLHDIRWRARYQDVDIDRLQLQWQASDMWQRRLQVQLLDIGHVRVNSRPAPATPAAGAPVSLSLPLDVRVEQVKLASLTLLPADVRLYGLQASYAYQNQQHQLQLAQLQTPWGSTSARLSIADSTPFATQGQLRAQGELEQIPVQAGLKLAGNLLALQVDATGSGKGMLAEAHGLLRPFAFNPYNRFGRLDIRVGGINPQALLPSWPKARLGFAVHAEPEGGARIKGGLSLLNSQPGPVSASQLPLSLLVGEFRADDKMLHLDKLMAQLGAGQLNLTGKVEPGSLDIVALLHNISLKTLYATAPDDTIKGTARVAGPLAGPDIRASLYGKSLQLETALAFEQDGAGKTLLLRQLDLTAGAGKMSVTGKLGLEGKQLYQLEGKLLKADPARLKPGLPSGELNAAIKASGQLAQPLAGKIALQFAPSRLSGAPLGGQLTADWQGQRLRQLLADLSLASNRLQASGAYGVAGDKLKLLIDAPNLALLGPGFSGNIKGQALLAGTPNAPLLTTSLRADRLHLPGNLSVQTLSLDGDIQAAAGSPFRLQLVADRLQAGSFSAEQLRAQGNGTRTRHHLQLDGRLRLAGQAYQLQLAASGGLPANSSQWQGVLERLELSGRPGLSLQSPLALEAGPARVRLGAARVNMLGGSVSLTDLDSSNGVLSTRGHAEGLHLAELAGVLQLPVEQNLVLDGGWALNLNGKQPQGQLWLKRVAGDIRLPAEAGRPAPLGLKSAQLNLRFDGGSLRFDTAIDSQYAQLAGKGSLPWNGGNIDARTPLSATATVLLPSLASLAQLSSPALELGGQLSANLALTGPLGQLQGQGSIQGSKLLLADHRTGIRLGDGVLQAHLNGRSLVLDRLRFASGQGDVVATGSLDLREAGPDAVVRVALNKFSVFDKPSRKLVVSGNAELSMVEHKIALTGRIRADQGRIDLPKGGAPTLSDDVVVKGRSVAEPSAFASLPLTVALDLDLGDRFRFVGQGLDVELTGVVKVSASPGQPPGARGQVRVVKGRYKAYGQELDIEQGIISFVGPLDNPVLNVVAKRHLSPVGAGVEVSGSVSAPRIRLVADESMSEKDKLAWLVLGHAASGDRDDSALAASAGMMLAGSINDQVGLFDELGLASRKERTLANGTVSPAEQVVTVGRQLTRELYLGYEYGVTSADQAVKLAYQLSKGWSMVLRAGTNTSVESRYTLRFD